From one Amycolatopsis sp. FDAARGOS 1241 genomic stretch:
- a CDS encoding helix-turn-helix domain-containing protein, whose protein sequence is MSEQLREFLRSRRAKITPEEAGLTPHPGPRRVPGLRREEVAQLAGVSVDYYVRLERGRNLNVSESVLDAVARALRLTDLERTHLFTLAKPTRSKPRALPPQRVRPGLQLVLQSLTHVPALVLGRKMDVLGWNHLACVLYTDFAALPARSRNMARLTFLDEGVRSLYVDWEGAARGIVASLHLYAGRYPHDPALAELVGELSVRDQDFRRWWADHDVFERTHGVKHFRHPLAGELVLGYEALTPAGDPDQTLGISTVEPGSPSEERLQLLASWTTQATSDSQGS, encoded by the coding sequence ATGAGCGAGCAACTCCGCGAGTTCCTGCGCTCCCGGCGGGCGAAGATCACGCCCGAGGAAGCGGGTCTCACTCCACACCCCGGCCCGCGGCGCGTGCCCGGCCTGCGCCGCGAGGAGGTGGCGCAGCTGGCGGGGGTGAGCGTGGACTACTACGTGCGTCTGGAGCGGGGGCGCAACCTCAACGTCTCCGAATCGGTGCTCGACGCCGTCGCGCGGGCCCTGCGGCTGACCGACCTGGAGCGGACGCACCTGTTCACGCTGGCCAAGCCCACGCGGTCGAAACCGCGGGCGCTGCCACCCCAGCGCGTGCGACCGGGGCTGCAGCTGGTGCTGCAGAGCCTGACGCACGTGCCGGCGCTGGTGCTCGGCCGGAAGATGGACGTGCTCGGGTGGAACCACCTGGCGTGCGTGCTCTACACCGATTTCGCCGCACTGCCGGCGCGCTCTCGCAACATGGCGCGCCTGACGTTCCTGGACGAGGGCGTGCGCTCGCTCTACGTCGACTGGGAGGGCGCGGCGCGCGGCATCGTCGCGTCGCTGCACCTCTACGCCGGGCGCTACCCGCACGATCCGGCGCTCGCGGAGCTCGTCGGCGAGCTTTCGGTGCGCGACCAGGACTTTCGCCGCTGGTGGGCCGACCACGACGTGTTCGAGCGCACCCACGGTGTGAAGCACTTCCGCCACCCGCTCGCCGGCGAGCTGGTCCTGGGCTACGAAGCCCTCACCCCCGCCGGCGATCCCGACCAGACGCTGGGAATCTCCACAGTGGAACCGGGCTCACCGTCGGAGGAACGGCTGCAGCTGCTGGCGAGTTGGACGACACAGGCCACTTCGGACAGTCAGGGTTCCTGA
- a CDS encoding acyl-CoA dehydrogenase family protein, protein MAEGLYQLAEEHEELRAAVRALAEKEIAPHAAEVDDQERFPVEALEALNKSGFNAVHIAEAYDGQGADAVGACIVIEEVARVDASASLIPAVNKLGTQPIILSASEDVKKLVLPSIASGEAMASYALSEREAGSDTASMRTRAKLDGDHWVLNGTKAWITNAGESTWYTVMAVSDPDAEKKSNGISAFVVHKDDPGFSVGPKERKLGIKGSPTREIYFENCTIPADRIIGEPGTGLKTALATLDHTRPTIGAQALGIAQGALDAAIAYVKDRKQFGKAIADFQGVQFMLADMGTKIEAARHLVYASAAASERGDKRAGFMASAAKTYASDIAMSVTTDAVQLFGGAGYTRDFPVERMMRDAKITQIYEGTNQIQRMVMARALLKG, encoded by the coding sequence GTGGCCGAGGGCCTGTACCAGCTTGCCGAGGAGCACGAGGAGCTGCGGGCCGCGGTCCGGGCTCTGGCCGAGAAGGAGATCGCCCCGCACGCGGCGGAGGTCGATGACCAGGAGCGGTTCCCGGTCGAGGCGCTGGAGGCGCTGAACAAGTCCGGGTTCAACGCGGTGCACATCGCCGAGGCCTACGACGGGCAGGGGGCCGACGCGGTGGGCGCGTGCATCGTGATCGAGGAGGTCGCCCGGGTCGACGCGTCGGCGTCGCTGATCCCGGCGGTGAACAAGCTGGGCACGCAGCCGATCATCCTGTCCGCGTCGGAGGACGTGAAGAAGCTGGTGCTGCCCTCGATCGCGTCGGGCGAGGCGATGGCCTCCTACGCGCTCTCGGAGCGGGAGGCCGGTTCGGACACCGCCTCGATGCGCACCCGCGCCAAGCTCGACGGGGACCACTGGGTGCTCAACGGCACCAAGGCGTGGATCACCAACGCGGGTGAATCCACCTGGTACACCGTGATGGCCGTGTCCGACCCGGACGCGGAGAAGAAGTCCAACGGGATCTCCGCGTTCGTGGTCCACAAGGACGACCCGGGCTTCTCCGTGGGCCCGAAGGAGCGCAAGCTCGGCATCAAGGGCTCCCCGACGCGGGAGATCTACTTCGAGAACTGCACCATCCCCGCCGACCGGATCATCGGGGAACCGGGCACCGGGCTGAAGACGGCGCTGGCGACGCTGGACCACACCCGCCCGACCATCGGCGCGCAGGCCCTGGGCATCGCCCAGGGTGCGCTGGACGCGGCCATCGCCTACGTGAAGGACCGCAAGCAGTTCGGCAAGGCCATCGCCGACTTCCAGGGTGTGCAGTTCATGCTCGCCGACATGGGCACCAAGATCGAGGCCGCCCGCCACCTCGTCTACGCCTCCGCCGCCGCCTCCGAACGCGGCGACAAGCGCGCCGGCTTCATGGCCTCGGCCGCGAAGACCTACGCCTCCGACATCGCCATGTCCGTGACCACCGACGCCGTCCAGCTCTTCGGCGGCGCCGGCTACACCCGCGACTTCCCGGTCGAACGCATGATGCGCGACGCGAAGATCACCCAGATCTACGAAGGCACCAACCAGATCCAGCGCATGGTCATGGCTCGGGCACTGCTCAAGGGCTAG
- a CDS encoding class I adenylate-forming enzyme family protein, which translates to MAITASTPPPGLPTSLDYPDVPVGSILAGSAARFGDRTAFAMGDESLTHNETYAGARKFANALLARGIGKGDVVAVHLPNCLAYPVAYYGILLAGATFSPTNPLLPPDDLAFQLTDCEAAAVITFGPVAGAVAAVADRIPARLTIVVAPGEDTVPGSVEFREFFTDAPATRPDVDLEVRTDLAHLAYTGGTTGRSKGVELTHRNIVTNTLQAACWNSGSVPALDANGDVVLDQIGSEQEWPGRLGTGTAINLTPWFHAMGVIAGLNAALLSGTTTVLHPRFDPAAYVADAERLHVTSLGGAPALFAALLATPAFHTADLSSVRSIGSGAAPMNHEMIRALHSRFPGVVISEGYGLTEMTMGAVIAPSYRSGLRKVGSVGGPIFDTEVKIVGEGSEEPLGAGVEGEVCLRGPQMMRGYRNRPEETAAALVDGWLHTGDIGVLDEDGYLSIVDRKKDMLLYKGYNVFPRELEELLIALPGVLSAAVVGRARDDVGELPVAFVVREPGASVVAEGLISAVNEKVLPYKRIRELYFVDEIPVSAAGKVLKRELRSQLPRLV; encoded by the coding sequence ATGGCCATCACCGCGTCGACGCCGCCGCCCGGATTGCCCACTTCCCTCGACTACCCCGATGTCCCGGTGGGTTCGATACTCGCCGGATCGGCAGCCCGCTTCGGTGATCGCACGGCGTTCGCCATGGGCGACGAGAGTCTCACCCACAACGAAACGTACGCAGGTGCCCGCAAGTTCGCCAACGCGCTGCTCGCCCGAGGCATCGGCAAGGGCGACGTGGTCGCTGTGCACCTGCCCAACTGCCTCGCCTACCCGGTCGCCTACTACGGGATCCTGCTGGCCGGGGCCACCTTCAGCCCCACGAACCCGCTGCTCCCGCCCGACGACCTGGCCTTCCAGCTGACGGACTGCGAAGCCGCCGCCGTGATCACGTTCGGCCCGGTCGCGGGCGCCGTCGCGGCGGTCGCCGACCGGATCCCGGCGCGGCTGACGATCGTGGTGGCTCCCGGTGAGGACACCGTCCCGGGCTCGGTCGAGTTCCGCGAGTTCTTCACCGACGCGCCGGCGACCCGTCCGGACGTCGACCTCGAGGTGCGGACGGACCTGGCCCACCTCGCCTACACGGGCGGCACGACCGGCCGGTCGAAGGGCGTCGAGCTGACGCACCGCAACATCGTCACCAACACCCTGCAGGCCGCCTGTTGGAACAGCGGCTCCGTCCCCGCGCTCGACGCGAACGGCGACGTCGTCCTCGACCAGATCGGCAGCGAGCAGGAATGGCCCGGCCGCCTCGGCACCGGCACCGCGATCAACCTCACGCCCTGGTTCCACGCGATGGGCGTGATCGCCGGCCTCAACGCCGCCCTGCTCAGCGGCACCACGACGGTGCTGCATCCGCGCTTCGACCCGGCCGCGTACGTCGCCGACGCGGAACGCCTGCACGTGACATCGCTCGGGGGCGCGCCCGCGCTGTTCGCCGCACTACTGGCGACCCCGGCTTTCCACACGGCCGACTTGTCGTCCGTCCGCAGCATCGGCTCCGGTGCGGCGCCGATGAACCACGAGATGATCCGAGCTCTGCACTCGCGGTTCCCCGGGGTGGTGATCAGCGAGGGGTACGGGCTGACGGAGATGACGATGGGCGCGGTGATCGCGCCGTCGTACCGGTCCGGACTCCGGAAGGTCGGGTCGGTCGGCGGGCCGATCTTCGACACCGAGGTGAAGATCGTCGGGGAGGGCTCCGAGGAGCCGCTCGGCGCCGGGGTTGAGGGCGAGGTGTGCCTGCGGGGTCCGCAGATGATGCGGGGGTATCGGAACCGGCCTGAGGAGACTGCTGCGGCGCTGGTGGACGGGTGGTTGCACACCGGGGATATCGGGGTGCTGGATGAGGATGGTTATCTGTCCATTGTGGATCGCAAGAAGGATATGTTGCTGTACAAGGGGTACAACGTGTTTCCCCGGGAGCTGGAGGAGTTGCTGATCGCCCTGCCGGGGGTGTTGAGTGCGGCTGTGGTGGGGCGGGCCCGGGATGATGTCGGGGAGTTGCCGGTGGCGTTCGTGGTGAGGGAGCCGGGGGCGTCGGTGGTGGCTGAGGGGCTGATATCGGCGGTGAATGAGAAGGTGCTGCCGTATAAGCGGATCCGGGAGTTGTACTTCGTGGATGAGATTCCGGTGTCGGCGGCTGGGAAGGTGTTGAAGAGGGAGTTGAGGAGTCAGCTGCCTCGGTTGGTTTGA